The following proteins are co-located in the Tenrec ecaudatus isolate mTenEca1 chromosome 11, mTenEca1.hap1, whole genome shotgun sequence genome:
- the SLC20A1 gene encoding sodium-dependent phosphate transporter 1 has protein sequence MASTVATLITSTVAATATVAATAASGRLVDYLWMLILGFIIAFILAFSVGANDVANSFGTAVGSGVVTLKQACILASVFETVGSVLLGAKVSETIRKGLIDVEMYNTTQHWLMAGSVSSMFGSAVWQLVASFLKLPISGTHCIVGATIGFSLVAKGQKGVKWSELIKIVLSWFISPLLSGIMSGILFFLVRAFILRKADPVPNGLRGLPIFYACTIGVNLFSIMYTGAPLLGFDKLPLWGTILISVGCAVFCALIVWFFVCPRMKRKIEREIKSSPSESPLMEKKSSLKEDPEETKLSLGDMESRGPVADISSTAAPLRAVVEERAVSFKLGDLEEAPEREKLPSMDLREETSIDSPINGAMQFPNGNLVQFNQAVSNQINSIGHYQYHTVHKDSGLYKELLHKLHLAKVGDCMGDSGDKPLRRNNSYTSYTMAICGMPLDSFRAKEGEQKAEEMEKLTWPNADNKKRIRMDSYTSYCNAVSDIHSASEMDVSVKEEMSLGDRKGSGGSLEEEWYDQDKPEVSLLFQFLQILTACFGSFAHGGNDVSNAIGPLVALYLVYDTGDVSSKAATPIWLLLYGGVGICIGLWVWGRRVIQTMGKDLTPITPSSGFSIELASALTVVIASNVGLPISTTHCKVGSVVSVGWLRSKKAVDWRLFRNIFMAWFVTVPISGVISAAIMAVFRYAL, from the exons ATGGCATCTACCGTGGCCACGCTGATTACCAGCACTGTCGCTGCTACCGCCACTGTCGCTGCTACCGCCGCTTCTGGTCGGTTGGTGGACTACCTATGGATGCTGATCCTGGGCTTCATCATTGCCTTTATCTTGGCCTTCTCCGTGGGGGCCAATGATGTAGCAAATTCGTTTGGTACCGCTGTGGGCTCGGGTGTAGTGACCCTGAAGCAAGCCTGCATCCTAGCGAGTGTCTTCGAAACCGTGGGCTCCGTCTTACTGGGGGCCAAAGTGAGCGAGACCATCCGGAAGGGCTTGATCGATGTGGAGATGTACAACACCACCCAGCACTGGCTGATGGCCGGCTCGGTCAGCTCGATGTTTG GTTCAGCTGTGTGGCAACTAGTGGCTTCGTTTTTGAAGCTTCCCATTTCTGGTACCCATTGTATCGTCGGTGCGACTATCGGTTTCTCCCTCGTGGCCAAGGGGCAGAAGGGTGTCAAGTGGTCGGAACTGATAAAAATAG tgctgtcttggtttatctctccGCTGCTTTCTGGTATTATGTCTGGAATCTTATTCTTCCTTGTTCGTGCATTCATCCTCCGTAAG GCAGATCCAGTTCCGAATGGTTTGAGAGGGTTGCCAATATTCTATGCCTGCACAATTGGAGTGAATCTCTTTTCCATCATGTATACGGGAGCACCTT TGCTGGGCTTTGACAAACTTCCTCTGTGGGGCACCATCCTCATCTCGGTGGGATGTGCAGTGTTCTGTGCCCTTATCGTCTGGTTCTTTGTATGTCCCAGGATGAAGAGGAAAATTGAAC GAGAGATAAAGTCTAGTCCTTCTGAAAGTCCCCTGATGGAGAAAAAGAGCAGTTTGAAAGAAGACCCTGAGGAGACCAAGCTGTCTCTTGGTGACATGGAAAGTCGGGGGCCTGTTGCTGACATTAGCTCGACGGCTGCGCCCCTCCGGGCTGTGGTGGAGGAGAGGGCCGTCTCATTTAAGCTGGGGGACTTGGAGGAAGCCCCCGAGCGGGAGAAGCTTCCTAGCATGGACCTGAGAGAGGAAACCAGCATAGACAGCCCCATAAATG GTGCCATGCAGTTTCCTAATGGAAACCTCGTTCAGTTTAACCAAGCAGTCAGCAACCAGATAAACTCCATTGGCCACTACCAGTATCACACCGTGCATAAAGATTCTGGCCTGTACAAAGAGCTGCTCCACAAATTACATCTTGCCAAAGTGGGGGACTGCATGGGAGATTCTGGCGACAAACCCTTGAGGCGCAACAATAGCTATACTTCGTACACTATGGCAATTTGTGGCATGCCTCTGGATTCGTTTCGTGCCAAAGAGGGTGAGCAAAAAgctgaagagatggagaagctgaCGTGGCCTAATGCAGACAATAAGAAGCGGATTCGCATGGATAGTTACACCAGTTATTGCAATGCTGTGTCTGACATCCACTCGGCCTCTGAGATGGATGTGAGTGTCAAGGAAGAGATGTCTCTGGGTGACAGAAAAGGAAGTGGGGGCTCTCTAGAAGAAGAATGGTACGACCAGGATAAACCCGAGGTGTCGCTCCTCTTCCAATTTCTTCAGATCCTCACGGCCTGCTTTGGGTCATTTGCCCATGGTGGCAATGATGTCAG CAATGCTATTGGTCCTCTGGTTGCTTTATATCTGGTTTATGACACGGGAGATGTTTCTTCAAAAGCTGCAACACCAATATGGCTTCTCCTCTATGGTGGTGTTGGCATCTGTATTGGCCTGTGGGTCTGGGGAAGGAGAGTTATCCAGACCATGGGGAAGGACCTGACTCCAATCACCCCTTCTAG TGGCTTCAGTATTGAGCTGGCGTCGGCCCTCACTGTGGTGATCGCGTCAAACGTTGGCCTTCCCATCAGTACAACACACTGTAAA GTGGGCTCTGTGGTGTCAGTTGGCTGGCTCCGATCTAAGAAGGCTGTTGATTGGCGACTCTTCCGCAACATCTTCATGGCCTGGTTTGTCACAGTGCCCATTTCCGGAGTGATCAGCGCTGCGATCATGGCAGTCTTCAGATACGCGCTCTAG